The following DNA comes from Verrucomicrobiota bacterium.
CTTTCCGAGGCGACAGAATTGATGTACCCCCGAGCCCCATGCAATGTTGACGTGGTCACCACAAACGACGTGACCAGCGAGTGCAGCGTTGCTGCTCATAACGATGTGGTCTCCTAACTGACAATCATGGGCGACATGACTATAGGCCAGAATCGTGTTTCGATTACCGAGGGTGGTAAAGGCTCCGTCGTCGGTCGCGAGATGAACAGTGGAATACTCTCGAAAAACATTTCCGTTGCCGATTTTTAGTCCCGGGGTGCCACCCGAGAACTTTAGGTCGTGAGTTTTGCCACCTATCAGGGCATACGGAAAAACTTCGTTGTTTTCTCCCATTTCGGTAAAGCCTTCAACGGTAGCATGATGGTGAACGACGCAACCGGGCCCTAGGCGAACATCGGGACCGATGAATGCGTAAGGGCCAATTTCTACATCTTCAGCGAGCACGGCGCCGTCTTCGACGATCGCCTTAGGATGAATCTTTGCCATGGGCTTAGTGAGACTCTCCTGCTTCGACAATCGTGAACATAAGTTCCGCGGAAGAAACGGTTTTTTCACCGACCTTGCACTCACCCGACGCGACAGCTAGTTTGTTACCCCTCTTCTTGATCAAACGAACGTGGATCGAGATTTGGTCGCCCGGCTCCACTGCATTTCTGAATTTCACCTTGTCGCAACTCATGAAGAAGGCGATCCGGTTCTCCGAGGTGGTGTGGCGTAGCATGAGGATCCCGGCAGCTTGCGCCATGGCTTCGATTTGCAGAACTCCTGGCATTACGGGCCTACCTGGGAAGTGCCCCTGAAAATAAGGTTCGTTGATACTCACATTTTTGATTGCGACTAGTTCGTCGTCCGAGACGATGTCGAGGACCCGGTCAATCATCACGAATGGATAACGATGAGGGATCGTGTCGAGTATTCTCCGGATATCCAAAGCCTTTTCGTTAGGAGGAATGCTGGACTTCGGAAGTGTTTTAGCGCCGGACGATTTTTTGGATTGAAGGCGTGCAGCAAGTTCCCGTGTAAGACCTGCATTGAGTGCATGGCCAGGACGTACTGCCACGATGTGAGCGTTGATGGAGCATCCGAGAAGCGAAATGTCGCCAAGGATATCGAGGATCTTGTGACGAACGAACTCGTCCTTAAACCGCAAAGGTTCTTTGGAAAGAATTTTGTCACCCTTGATCACAATTGCACTGTCGAGGCTACCACCTTGAATCTTACCAAGTTTCAACAATTCTTCGATATCCTCATAAATCGTAAACGTCCGGGCGGGAGCGATTTGAGCGACGTAAACCTCGGGATCGATCTCCAGCGTAAGGTGTTGCGTGTGAATCCCGCGATCATCGGACGAAGTGCAGGTAATTTTCAGGTTTTCTGAAGGGAGTGCGATGATGGAACGGTTTCCTTCAGTGATCGAGATTGGCTCTTCGAGAGAGAATACTTTGCGGTCTTTTGTCTGTTCGATGGGTTCCGCCTTTTGGATCAGATTTACAAAGTGTTTTGCGGAACCGTCTAGAATTGGAGGTTCGCTGGCACCCATTTCAATCACAGCGTTGTCAATGCCGCAGCCGGTGAGTGCACTCAGGATGTGTTCTACAGTATGAACCTTCGCATGGCCCGACGAGAGTGTAGTGCTTCGAACCAGATCGGATACGAGGGCAACATCTGCCTTAATCTCGGGTTTTCCGTAGAGATCCGTCCGCCGAAATAGAACACCGGAGTCTTCCGGCGCGGGTTTGAGGGTGAGGGTAACATCTTCCCCGGTGTGAAGCGACTTACCGCTAACCGAGGATTCCCGAAGAATCGTCCGCTGTTTCATCAAATCTGTTAAGTGCTGATAAATGCAATCAGGGGTCAGCTTTTCAATCAAGAATCTGTTCTAATCGAAATTAGGGACAGGTATAAATTATTTGACCAAGTAAAGAAACAGGGCTTTGTTTATTATGTGCGGGGTCGAAGACTTATTGGTAGGGGAGATGCGGTTTATCACTGTATGTCTCGAACAGTGAATGGTGAAAGGGTGCTGGGGCCCCGGCACCGAGAGGTGTTTCAGAAAATGTTGAAGGCTGCTGCTGAATTCTCAGGTGTAAAGGTTCTCACTTACTGCTTCATGGAAAATCACTTCCACCTGCTGGTGAGGGTCCCTGCCAACGACAGTGTTTCGGATGCCGTTCTAGTGAGGCGTTATCGGGCGCTGCATCCGCAACCAAATCCACTTCAACCTCTGTCTGCAGATAATCTAGAGAGAATTCTTGTTCAGGGTGGGGCCGAGGCAGAAGTAGTCCGAAGGAAACTGGTCGATAGAATGGGTAGCCTTTCGGAATTCATGAAAACGCTGAAGCAAAGATTCTCGCTTTGGTTTAACCGAACTCATCAGAGGTTTGGTCCTGTTTGGAGTGACAGATACAAGAGTTTGCTTGTTCAGGGCGACTCTCGGTCCTTGCTGACGGTTGCAGCTTATATTGATTTGAATCCAGTTCGTGCTGGCATTGTTGCGGATCCCCGAGACTACCCAAACTCGTGCTACGGAAGGGCGATTAGAGGAGGTGTTTTTGAAAGAGAAGGGCTTAGGGCCTTGCTCCCAAAGCGAGCGGTAAGCTTGCGGAGATATCGCGACGTTCTTTTTTCAAAAGATAGACCTACGACTGCCGGTTCTTCGTTGAAGTCTACAAATCCCTCTTCTCTAAATCTTCCGAGTGGAAAGCTCTTACTTACCCGTCAACCCGCTTTCACCAGTGGACGAGTGTTGGGGTCACTTGAATACTTGCAGAAGGTTTGCAGCCTATTCCGATCAGAAATGAAATTTGAAATTTCCGCCAGGGGTCCAACTGCGTTAGTTGGATTCGACAATTTGTTCGTCGGTGTGAGGGTGCGGAAAACAAGGCGAATAGGTCTGGGTGACCGAATGTCTTAACAGGATTTTGAGCCCATTGCCCCCGCAGATCGAGAGTGGCACTCTGCCAACGGCTTTGGCGCCGATGCAGAATGTGACCGATCGTGCCTTTATGAAGGTGATAGCAAGGATCGGACCGCCCGATTACTTTTTCACCGAATATTTCTCCGTGCATTCCGCGTCCTCTCTCGACCCCGAAATCATTCGCTCAATAGAGGAAAACGAGACCGGAAGGCCAGTCTTCGCTCAAGTTTTGGGAAATGACTCTAAGGCTTTAGGCGATGCAGCGAATCAACTGGAGCGCTATCCGATTGCGGGTGTCGATCTCAACCTCGGTTGTCCAGCGCCAAAAATCTATAAGAGAAATGCGGGGGGAGGATTGCTCCGAGCCCCGGATTATGTGGACCATATCATCGGAGAGATGCGCGACAGGATTGAGGGAAGCTTTTCCGTGAAGTGCAGGATCGGGTTTTCGGATACGCAGCCTTTCTCACGGTGTCTACGGTCCATCGAGAGACACAAAGTTAATTTCTTAACGGTTCATGGGAGAACCGTGAAGCAGATGTATCGGGGAGATGTGGATTACCTTAAGATTCGGGAAGCAGTGGAAAGACTCAGTTGCCCTGTACTCGCGAACGGTAACCTGTCCTCGGCCGAGCGAGCCCGAGAAGTAGCAGAGTATACCGGCAGTTATGGTTCCATGATTGGCCGTGGTGCGGTGCGAAACCCGTGGATTTTCAGGCAGGTGAGGGAGCACTCAGCGGGAAAGGAAGTCTTCCAACCGACTTTGGGTGATGTCGCCGGCTACATAGACGATTTGAATCGAACCAAAAAGGAATACTTCCCAGCTGTGGAAGAAAAGTACCGGATAGCGCATCTTAAGAGGTATCTCATTTTTATAGCTGAAGGTGTAGATCCAGAAGGGCAGTTTCTTCATGAAGTGCGCAGGGTTGGTTCTGAGAAAGAGCTCTTCTCTGTCTGCGAGGAACATCTTTTGAACCCGTCTAAGCGTGACAACTTTTTCGCGAATGAGCCGTTTCCAGGAGTCATTGCGAGGCCGAATTGTGAATAGGGGTATCGAGGGAAAACAGCGTTGAACCTTTTGGTGAGTCGACGCATGTTTTCACGTTTAATGAACGACTCGAAAGAAGGGAAACCGGTAGCCGATCCTGTCGGCGAAGTTGGCATTGTCAGGCACCATGACTTTGTCTCTGACCGAGAGTTTCATTTTGAATCCGGAGCCACGATTCCTTCTTTTCAGTTACGCTATGAGGTTTATGGGAAACTGAATCAGGCGCGGTCGAACGGGATTCTGATCTGTCATGCTTTGAGTGGAGACCATCACTGCGCAGGGATTTATTCCCTGAACGATCGCAAAGTGGGTTGGTGGAACCAAATGATTGGTCCAGGCAAGCCGATTGATACCAACCGTTTTTATGTGATTTGTAGCAATTGCTTGGGCGGATGTCAGGGCTCGACGGGTCCGCTGAGCACCAATCCGGTAACCGGGAAGCCCTATCGACTGGATTTTCCGCTTCCAACGATTCGAGACATGGTCGCTGCTCAAAACCGCTTGATTGAATATCTGGGTATTTCGCGACTCGCCTGTGTGATTGGCGGTAGCATGGGTGGAATGCAGGCGTTGCAGTGGGCGATCGATTTTCCTGATCAAGTTTCTGCGATTCTCCCTATGGCAAGCACACCCCGACAGAATGCACAAGCAATTGCTTTCAATGCGGTCGGACGGACAGCGATTCTCCAAGATCCAAAGTGGAACGATGGGCTATACGAAGCTGGAGAGGGTCCCGATGTGGGCCTTTCCGTTGCAAGGATGATGGCACATATCACCTACGTTTCGGACGAGGGATTGGAGGCAAAGTTTGGAAGGGCAAAAACAGCTGCGGACCTGGATTCTAAATTTGATGCCATCGAGTTCGAGGTGGAGAGTTATCTCCGGTATCAGGGGCAGTCGTTCGTAAACCGGTTCGATCCGATCACCTATCTCTATTTCACCAAAGCACTCGACCGGTTTGATTTGTATGGAGAGAGTGGAGAATTGGAGGAAACCTTCGCAGGCATTTCTGCAAAGGTTTTAGTTGTCGGTTTCACATCGGATTGGCTGTTCCCTCCCGAGCAAAACAGGAAGATCGCGATTGCGCTTCTCCGTGCGGGAAAGGACGCATCTTACGCGGAAGTGAATATGGAGTTCGGCCATGATTCATTCTTGATCGATTCGCTCGAGCTAAATGGTTTTGTCCGAAACTTTCTGTCTAACCTATGAGCGAGCGATATCCAAAAAGCCCGTTTCTGCAGAGAACGAACAAACGGAGGCAGATCGATTTCGAAATACTGGTTGACTGGATTGAATCAGGTAGTCGGGTTCTCGATCTAGGATGTGGTCGAGGGATTCTCCTTCGAGAATTGATCGACCGTAAAAATGTTTACGGGATCGGTGTAGATTCGAACCCCGATAAGATTGCCTCCTGTATCAAGCGGGGCGTGAACGCATTTCAGGGGGACGTAAAGGAGACCATGGATCGATTTGAAGAAGACTCGTTTGATTATGTTGTGCTGACGAGGACTTTGGAACTAGTGGGTGAGCCCGGAGCCGTGATTCGGAAGGGCCTGACGATCGGTCGATCCGTAATAGTTGGTGCAATAAATCATGGTTTCTGGAAAAACCGTATCTCCTACTTTCTGAAAGGACGAAGTCTCAAGAATGATGTGTACCCATTCTTTTGGGAGGACTCCCCGCTTTCCAATCACTTGTCGATTGGTGAGCTGATCGACTTTGCCAACCGCGAAAAGCTTCATGTCGAGAGGGCGGTTTACCTGCGGGGTGATTGGAAGACCCGCACGGGGTTCATGCCCAACTGGCTCGCTGGGTATGGAATTTTCGAGATCACCGGCGGGGAAAGTTCTACCTCTAAAACCAGCCCCTCAAGAGGGTCGGGTCAGTCTTCAGTAACAGCCCCGAAATAGGTGCTGTGAATCGAGTCGCCTACTGCATTGAGGCGAACCTGCAAGTAGTCGAGATACTCATGAAGGCCCTGCTCAAAAATCTCTTCTAAAGTGACGTAGGTGAGATCACTGAAAAGGCGCCCACACTCTCTCTCGGCCTCGTTGGAGAAGCGATCAACGTTCCGGTTGTTGGAAATCATCTCCAAGTTTTGTCCGACTTTCCCCAGGGAGAAGCGGACCGCTCGTGGAAACTTCGCCGAGAAAAGCAGAAACTCTGTCACCAAAGCGGGATCAACGTTTTTTACGTAGTTGCGGTGATAGGCCTCAAAGGCACTGCATGAGCGAAGAACAGCTGTCCATTGGGCCGTATCAACGATGCCTCCAACGTCATCCACGCTGGGAAGTAGAATGTGATACTTGATATCCAGAATGCGGCTCGTTTTGTCGGCTCGTTCGAGGAACTTTCCGGATTCCATAAAATAGTACCCGAGTCCGCGAACTACAATCGATTCGACCAACCCCTGAAAGAGTTGTGAAAAACTCTGAATCTTCTGGTAAAATTGATAAGGTCCAAGTTTCCAAACCTCCTTAGATCCCGAGTTTCTTAGATTGAGGTAGGCGTCGTTGATTGCCTCGAAGACCTCGCTGGGGATTTGGTCTCGAATGATCCTGGCATTCTGCCGGGCAGCGATCAGGCAATTGATAATCGAGTTGGGATTCTCGGAGTCGAAGGTCAGAAAGTCGGTAGCCGAGCGAGAATCCGGTTGATAGCCGAGGGACTTGAAGAGTTTCCAGTCTCCGGTGCTTCGAATAATGGGCTCCCAGTGTTCGATGAGTCGGGAGTCATTCAGATCCCGGAAATCCGTGAGGATGTTTAAATTAACGTCGAGGAGACGGGCTATATTGTCTGCCCGCTCGATATAACGGCCAATCCAGTAGAGGGACTCTGCTACTCTAGATAACATGTTATCGATCTCCGTAGAGCACCCAAGTGTCCTTACTGCCACCTCCCTGCGAAGAGTTCACAACGAGTGATCCTTTTCGGAGAGCTACACGGGTCAGACCTCCGGGCAGAATATTAATCTTCTTCCCGCAAAGTATGTAGGGCCGCAGGTCAACGTGCCGCCCCTCGATCCCTTCTGAGGTGATTGTTGGATGTCGAGAAAGGGAGATGGGGGGCTGTGCGATAAAGTTCCGTGGCTTCGTTTTGATGAGGTCCCTAAATTCGCTGATTTCTTTTTCGGTTGCCTGCGGGCCAATCAACATTCCGTAGCCGCCCGCTTCGTTTGCCGACTTGACGACGAGGTTTTCAAGGTTTTCGAGAATGTAACCGCGTTCCTTTTCGTCGGATGCCAAATAGGTATCGACACTCTCGAGAATTGGATCTTCGTCCAAGTAGAACCGAACCATGTCCGGAACGTATTTGTAGATCAATTTGTCGTCTGCAACGCCGGTTCCGATTGTGTTCGCAAGACTAACATTGCCCCTGCGGTAGGCATCGACGAGTCCAGCCACCCCCAAGAGCGAGTCTTTACGGAAAACATCAGGGTCGAGGAAATCGTCGTCGATTCTCCGGTAGATAACGTCGACTCGCTGCAACCCTTCGGTGGTTCTCATGTAGACAAAGCCGTCTTCGACCACGAGATCACTCCCTTCCACGATCTCGATTCCCATCCTTCGGGCGAGCAAGCTGTGCTCGAAGTAGGCACTGTTGTAAACGCCCGGCGTTAGAAGGACCGCGACGGGATCGTCGACTCCATCGGGAGCTATATACTTAAGTGTCGCAAGAAGATCTTCGGTATATCGCTCAACTGCCCGGGTTCCTGATTTTGGGAAAAAGTGGGGGAACACCTTCTTCATCGCATCCCGATTCTCGAGAAGGTACGATACCCCGGATGGGGAGCGCGCATTGTCCTCAAGAACCAGATACTTCCCTTGACGATCCCTGATGAGGTCTGTGCCACAGATGTGAATGTAAATGTCCTTGGGGACAGGAACATTCATGAACTCCGGCCGGAAATGCGCTGCGGACTCGACGTGTTCACGGGGGATGATCCCGTCGGTAATAATTTTCTGTTCAGAGTAAATGTCCTTCAGAAAAAGATTCAGAGTCTCCATCCGCTGAGTGAGACCCTTTTCTAGAAACTCCCACTCGGCCGCCGGAATGATCCGTGGAAATAGGTCGAACGGAAAAATTCTTTCCGTTCCCTGGTCATCGTCGTAAACCGTGAAGGTAATGCCCTGCCTGAGAAACGCCCGGTCGACGGCTTTTTGCTTTTGAGACATCTCTTCTGGATCAAGGCTTTGGAGCCTGTCAATGAGGGCCAGGTAGTGCGGGCGCACAGAACCGTCTTCTTCAAACATTTCGTCAAAGAAATCTTCTACTTGATACCCTGAGAAATCCATTCGACCGGGAGGTTGTCAGGACCTTGGTTGAAATCCAACTAAATTCAGGGCGGTTCTTCAATTCGAACTTTGCCTAAGCGTTGTTGTCTGGGAGACTTGTATTACTCAGAGTCTAAACCTTGAGAATTGATGAAGCCGGAATTTATATGCATCGGTGCCATGAAAGCTGGAACTTCTTGGCTGTTCAGAAGACTAAGGGAACATCCTGAGTTCTCGCTACCTCCAGTAAAGGAGATGCACTATTTTGATCGGTCTTCTTCGTATCCTTCCTTAAATACTCTCGCAGAGACCAAGTTACTCAGTCGACTCTGGATGCGCGACTACATCAGAACGGGGGCAAAAGCCGTATTTGGATCTCTCAAGTCGAGAAATGTGAGGTTGGCGAAATGGTGGATGCTATACTATTTCCACAACTTTTCTGACAAGTGGTATATAAAGCTCTATGAAATGCAGCCTGGAATCACTGGCGATATAACGCCGGGCTATTCCATTTTAAATCGAGAAGATGTTGAGCGGATACAGAAGGTCGCTCCTCGGGCGAAACTGATTTTTTTGATACGTAATCCTATCGAGCGAGCATGGTCGCATTATCGATTCACAGAGAAGCTTGGTGGCTCTATAGAGCTAGATAATCTCGCGGGATTTAAGGCTTTTATCGATTCTTCGCGTCAATCACTTCGGTCAGATTACTTGCGCACGATCGACTTGTATTTGGAAGTTTTTGATTCTAGCCAGCTGATTCTGGGGTTCTACGATGCCATCCAGGATCAGCCAGA
Coding sequences within:
- a CDS encoding alpha-E domain-containing protein — translated: MLSRVAESLYWIGRYIERADNIARLLDVNLNILTDFRDLNDSRLIEHWEPIIRSTGDWKLFKSLGYQPDSRSATDFLTFDSENPNSIINCLIAARQNARIIRDQIPSEVFEAINDAYLNLRNSGSKEVWKLGPYQFYQKIQSFSQLFQGLVESIVVRGLGYYFMESGKFLERADKTSRILDIKYHILLPSVDDVGGIVDTAQWTAVLRSCSAFEAYHRNYVKNVDPALVTEFLLFSAKFPRAVRFSLGKVGQNLEMISNNRNVDRFSNEAERECGRLFSDLTYVTLEEIFEQGLHEYLDYLQVRLNAVGDSIHSTYFGAVTED
- a CDS encoding transposase, producing the protein MSRTVNGERVLGPRHREVFQKMLKAAAEFSGVKVLTYCFMENHFHLLVRVPANDSVSDAVLVRRYRALHPQPNPLQPLSADNLERILVQGGAEAEVVRRKLVDRMGSLSEFMKTLKQRFSLWFNRTHQRFGPVWSDRYKSLLVQGDSRSLLTVAAYIDLNPVRAGIVADPRDYPNSCYGRAIRGGVFEREGLRALLPKRAVSLRRYRDVLFSKDRPTTAGSSLKSTNPSSLNLPSGKLLLTRQPAFTSGRVLGSLEYLQKVCSLFRSEMKFEISARGPTALVGFDNLFVGVRVRKTRRIGLGDRMS
- a CDS encoding tRNA-dihydrouridine synthase family protein → MSPLPPQIESGTLPTALAPMQNVTDRAFMKVIARIGPPDYFFTEYFSVHSASSLDPEIIRSIEENETGRPVFAQVLGNDSKALGDAANQLERYPIAGVDLNLGCPAPKIYKRNAGGGLLRAPDYVDHIIGEMRDRIEGSFSVKCRIGFSDTQPFSRCLRSIERHKVNFLTVHGRTVKQMYRGDVDYLKIREAVERLSCPVLANGNLSSAERAREVAEYTGSYGSMIGRGAVRNPWIFRQVREHSAGKEVFQPTLGDVAGYIDDLNRTKKEYFPAVEEKYRIAHLKRYLIFIAEGVDPEGQFLHEVRRVGSEKELFSVCEEHLLNPSKRDNFFANEPFPGVIARPNCE
- a CDS encoding methionine biosynthesis protein MetW, translated to MSERYPKSPFLQRTNKRRQIDFEILVDWIESGSRVLDLGCGRGILLRELIDRKNVYGIGVDSNPDKIASCIKRGVNAFQGDVKETMDRFEEDSFDYVVLTRTLELVGEPGAVIRKGLTIGRSVIVGAINHGFWKNRISYFLKGRSLKNDVYPFFWEDSPLSNHLSIGELIDFANREKLHVERAVYLRGDWKTRTGFMPNWLAGYGIFEITGGESSTSKTSPSRGSGQSSVTAPK
- a CDS encoding homoserine O-acetyltransferase: MFSRLMNDSKEGKPVADPVGEVGIVRHHDFVSDREFHFESGATIPSFQLRYEVYGKLNQARSNGILICHALSGDHHCAGIYSLNDRKVGWWNQMIGPGKPIDTNRFYVICSNCLGGCQGSTGPLSTNPVTGKPYRLDFPLPTIRDMVAAQNRLIEYLGISRLACVIGGSMGGMQALQWAIDFPDQVSAILPMASTPRQNAQAIAFNAVGRTAILQDPKWNDGLYEAGEGPDVGLSVARMMAHITYVSDEGLEAKFGRAKTAADLDSKFDAIEFEVESYLRYQGQSFVNRFDPITYLYFTKALDRFDLYGESGELEETFAGISAKVLVVGFTSDWLFPPEQNRKIAIALLRAGKDASYAEVNMEFGHDSFLIDSLELNGFVRNFLSNL
- a CDS encoding circularly permuted type 2 ATP-grasp protein, with the protein product MDFSGYQVEDFFDEMFEEDGSVRPHYLALIDRLQSLDPEEMSQKQKAVDRAFLRQGITFTVYDDDQGTERIFPFDLFPRIIPAAEWEFLEKGLTQRMETLNLFLKDIYSEQKIITDGIIPREHVESAAHFRPEFMNVPVPKDIYIHICGTDLIRDRQGKYLVLEDNARSPSGVSYLLENRDAMKKVFPHFFPKSGTRAVERYTEDLLATLKYIAPDGVDDPVAVLLTPGVYNSAYFEHSLLARRMGIEIVEGSDLVVEDGFVYMRTTEGLQRVDVIYRRIDDDFLDPDVFRKDSLLGVAGLVDAYRRGNVSLANTIGTGVADDKLIYKYVPDMVRFYLDEDPILESVDTYLASDEKERGYILENLENLVVKSANEAGGYGMLIGPQATEKEISEFRDLIKTKPRNFIAQPPISLSRHPTITSEGIEGRHVDLRPYILCGKKINILPGGLTRVALRKGSLVVNSSQGGGSKDTWVLYGDR
- the lpxA gene encoding acyl-ACP--UDP-N-acetylglucosamine O-acyltransferase, which translates into the protein MAKIHPKAIVEDGAVLAEDVEIGPYAFIGPDVRLGPGCVVHHHATVEGFTEMGENNEVFPYALIGGKTHDLKFSGGTPGLKIGNGNVFREYSTVHLATDDGAFTTLGNRNTILAYSHVAHDCQLGDHIVMSSNAALAGHVVCGDHVNIAWGSGVHQFCRLGKFCMVGGMAKLVQDVPPFLIADGIPAEARTTNRIGMERAGFTPEQVALVHQAFKTLFRKGLNRSQALEKLEQRSDASDPILAEIIRFVKESKRGIC
- a CDS encoding bifunctional UDP-3-O-[3-hydroxymyristoyl] N-acetylglucosamine deacetylase/3-hydroxyacyl-ACP dehydratase; this translates as MKQRTILRESSVSGKSLHTGEDVTLTLKPAPEDSGVLFRRTDLYGKPEIKADVALVSDLVRSTTLSSGHAKVHTVEHILSALTGCGIDNAVIEMGASEPPILDGSAKHFVNLIQKAEPIEQTKDRKVFSLEEPISITEGNRSIIALPSENLKITCTSSDDRGIHTQHLTLEIDPEVYVAQIAPARTFTIYEDIEELLKLGKIQGGSLDSAIVIKGDKILSKEPLRFKDEFVRHKILDILGDISLLGCSINAHIVAVRPGHALNAGLTRELAARLQSKKSSGAKTLPKSSIPPNEKALDIRRILDTIPHRYPFVMIDRVLDIVSDDELVAIKNVSINEPYFQGHFPGRPVMPGVLQIEAMAQAAGILMLRHTTSENRIAFFMSCDKVKFRNAVEPGDQISIHVRLIKKRGNKLAVASGECKVGEKTVSSAELMFTIVEAGESH
- a CDS encoding sulfotransferase, with translation MKPEFICIGAMKAGTSWLFRRLREHPEFSLPPVKEMHYFDRSSSYPSLNTLAETKLLSRLWMRDYIRTGAKAVFGSLKSRNVRLAKWWMLYYFHNFSDKWYIKLYEMQPGITGDITPGYSILNREDVERIQKVAPRAKLIFLIRNPIERAWSHYRFTEKLGGSIELDNLAGFKAFIDSSRQSLRSDYLRTIDLYLEVFDSSQLILGFYDAIQDQPEALLSGILDHIGAKNTAEHGRVSQVVNRSREVEIPESYRKYLESKYYGELKELSNRYGSYASKWFSRVSDEESDQENGVELSAVVYP